The DNA window TTAGTATTAGCTATTGACTAATGTCGGTTGCGTTCCAATGTGGGAAGTGTTTTCTTACGAGTGAATTAAACTCGAGCTCAAACTCAGAGTACTCATGCGAGCCTCTAATCGCTTCGTTTTCACTAATAATCATACCAGCACCCACGGTACTATTAGTAAGGCGATCGATCATAATGAACGCGCCTGTCTTACGATTTTGAGCATACGGATCGCAGGCAACTTCTTGAGTTAATTTGATGTTAGCAACACCTATTTCATTCAAGTTGAGGTGCAAAGCATTCTTTTTCTCTAAGGTATTCACATCTATTTGGTAGTCAATACTCGACACGCTGCCACTCACTTTCTTAGTTGCAAATTTAAAGCTAAATTGCTTATTTGGAATGAGCGCCTCTTCAGACATCCAAACCATATGTGTTTTGTATGCATTAGACTGCAAGGGCAGTGCATTAGACTTGACGATCATGTCACCGCGAGAAATGTCTATTTCGTCATTTAACGTTAACGTTACCGCATTTGGCGCATAGCCGACCTCTAAATCACCGTCGAAGGTATAAATCGTCTTCACCGTCGACGTTTTTCCAGAAGGTAAAGCAGTCACTGCGTCCCCAGGTTTGATTGAACCCGAAACGATGGTTCCTGCAAAGCCTCTAAAGTCTAAGTTAGGTCTGTTGACATATTGCACTGGGAATCGAAAATCTTGATGCTGCTGTTGCGTAATTTGGATGTTTTCAAGTAACTCCATCAGTAAATCACCTTTAAACCAAGGCGTATTTTCACTGCGCGTAACAACGTTATCACCTTCAAGTGCCGACAGCGGTACAAAGCGAATGTCTGGGATCGTTAGTTGTTTGGAAAATTCCATGTAGTCTTTTTGTATTTGCTCATAAACGTCTTGTCTGTAGTCCATTAAGTCCATTTTGTTAACGGCAACAATAATATGCTTTATACCCAGTAGAGAGACTAAGAATGAATGACGTCTAGTTTGAGTTTTCACACCAGCACGAGCATCAACAAGAATAATGGCCAGATCGCATGTGGATGCGCCGGTAACCATATTGCGCGTATACTGTTCATGTCCGGGGGTATCAGCAATAATAAATTTACGCTTTTCAGTACTAAAATAGCGGTAGGCAACATCAATAGTAATGCCTTGTTCTCGCTCTGACTGCAGGCCATCGACTAACAATGCTAGGTCAACTTTTTCACCTGTTGTTCCACTTTTTACGCTGTCTTTAGTAATTGCCGCGAGCTGATCTTCATAAATCATTTTTGAATCATATAGCAGCCGCCCGATTAGGGTACTCTTGCCGTCATCGACGCTTCCGCAGGTTAAAAAGCGCAGAAGGTCTTTATTTTCGTGTTGGTCTAAGTACGACAATATGTCGGTTTGAAGTAGTTCGTTTTCGTTATTCATGTTAGCAACTTACCAAGAAATAGGGGTTTAAGACTGAGTCTTTTTGGTTGTATCGAAGTGGCGATGCGTCTGCGTCCATTGGATTTTCAACATCTAGGACGGTTACCTTTGCCCCAGCGGCAATAGCAACAGCGTGAGCTGCACCAGTATCCCATTCGCAGGTAGGTCCCACGCGCGGATACATATGGGCTTCTCCACTGGCGACTAGGCAAAGCTTCAAAGAACTGCCCATCGCGACTAATTCATTTTCGCCACCAAGAGCGTCGAGGATTTTGTTTATTTCAGAGCTCTGATGAGAGCGACTTCCAACAATTTTCCATGTCTCGCCAACAGTGTGTTTTTTTGCTTTTATTGGGGATTGAGTACCATTCACTTCACTGTAGGCGCCAACATCCTCTTGGCCAACGTAAGTTTTATCAATCGCGGGTGCGTGTACCACACCAAAGGTGGGCACTCCATACTCGATTAAAGCAATATTTACCGTAAACTCGCCGTTCTTTTTAATGAACTCTTTAGTGCCATCTAATGGGTCGACAAGCCAATACCTAACCCACGTTTTACGCGTAGACCAAGGTATGTCTGCCGACTCTTCAGATAAAATAGGCAAGGGTGATATCGCTTTTAAGCCGTCAACAATGTGATGATGTGCCGCCAAATCGGCGTCGGTCAGCGGGCTGGAATCTGACTTGTCGTAAATGGTAAAGTCTTTATCATAGATTTCCATGATCTTCTTGCCGGCTTGCACCGCAATCTGCTTTACCTTTTCGGCAAGTTCTGGTGTTAAATCAAAACTCGTCATTTATACAAATCCTTTTGTCGACAATAGAGTGAATAATCGTTCCGCCGTTTGTTCTGGCGTTTCGTCTTCGTATGTCAAGTGCACTTCTGGCGCTTCAGGTACTTCGTAAGCGGAATCAATGCCCGTAAAGTGTTTAATATCGCCACTGCGTGCCTTTTTATATAGCCCTTTAGGATCGCGTTGTTCACATACTTCTATTGGTGTATCAACGAATACTTCTATAAATTCGCCTTGTTCTAGCAGCGAACGACAGTATGCTCGGTCGGCTTTAAAGGGAGAGATAAAAGCAGTGATAACAATCGTGCCTGAATCCACAAATAATTTTGCAACTTCACTGATTCGACGAATGTTTTCAACGCGGTCTTTGTCATCAAAGCCTAGGTCACCGCATAATCCGTGACGCACATTGTCACCGTCTAACAAATACGTTTTCTTGCTTTCGGAATACAGTTTTTTCTCCAGCAAATTCGCGATGGTAGACTTTCCGGAGCCCGATAAACCAGTTAACCAAATAACCGATGGTTTTTGATTAAGTGCTTCTGAGCGTGCTTTTTTATTAACGTCGTGTTTATGCCAAACAATATTAGTTGCCATTAGAAGTATCCCTCCATCTTTTTCTTCTCCATCGAACCTGATGAGTCATGATCGATAACTCGCCCCTGACGCTCAGAGGTTTTTGTCAGCAGCATTTCTTGAATCACTTCTGGTAATGTATCTGCTGTCGATTCAACAGCGCCAGTAAGCGGGTAGCAACCTAATGTTCTGAATCTTACTGAGCGCATTTCAGGAACTTCACCGGGTTCCATTGGCATGCGATCATCGTCAACCATGAAGTAAGTACCATCACGCTTCACCACAGGGCGAGGCTTGGATAAATACAGTGATGGAATTTCGATATTTTCGAGATAAATGTATTGCCATATATCAAGCTCAGTCCAGTTAGACATAGGGAACACGCGAATGCTTTCGCCTTTATTTATTTGGCTATTGTAGATACTCCAAAGTTCAGGACGTTGATTTTTAGGATCCCAACGGTGGTTCTCATCTCTGAATGAATACACGCGCTCTTTTGCTCGTGACTTTTCTTCATCACGGCGTGCGCCGCCAAACGCTGCGTCAAACTTATACTTATTCAAAGCTTGCTTCAACGCCACTGTTTTCATGATGTCAGTATGTTTTGCGCTACCGTGAGTGAAGGGACCCACACCTTGGTCCAAACCTTCTTGATTGCTATGAACTAGCAAGTTCAGATTATGCTTCTTGGCAATTTCATCACGAAAGGAGATCATTTCCTTGAACTTCCATTTGGTATCAACATGCAGAAGCGGGAAAGGAATTACCCCCGGCGCGAAAGCTTTTCTAGCCAAGTGAAGCAGTACCGATGAGTCTTTTCCTACGCTGTACAACATAACGGGGTTGTCAAACTCAGCAGCAACTTCCCTAAAAATGTGAATACTCTCAGCTTCGAGCTGCTTTAGGTGAGTAATGGATGGAATTGAGGTAGTCATTTTTGTAACGGACTCCATGTTAAGAGGTTAATATGCTAAAAATCTATATGCATAGAACTTTAGCATATTTAAAACAGATTCTATTATGATAATTTGATATGTCTAATAGCCTATTAATAACCAAAATAACGCACTTGTTACGAAATTGTTATATGCAGATGGGGCGCAGCAATTTGGAGGGGATCGCATAGACGATCATATTTGCTTGATGCAGAACAAGGCGTCGTTGTGGCAAAAGTAAAAGGCGATCCAAGCATTTTTCATATAATTGACTAAATCTTATATAGAGCGTACTTTCTGCTTCCCATAATAATTAAAAAAGAATATTGATGTGAATTTCAGTAAAACATTGACCCACAAAGTAATTATTTCTTTAACAGTCTTATCCGTATTCGCGTGCAGCACCACCTCTCGGATGAATATTGTTTAGCCAGGCGATACGGTGTCATTAATATCAAAACCGGATAATGGTAATAGACAAATATTTGGATTGAGTAACAGTAACGCGATTATGGATGATGCAAAAACGGGAGGTTATTCAGGAGCTACCGCTGGAGCAGTGAGCGGCTTGTTTTGTGGCCCATTTTTCGTTTTTTGTTCTCCTATTTTAGCTGGGATAGGCGCTGCAAGTGGAGCGGTTGTAGGTGCAGCGGTAGGTGCATCAACGGGAGATTCTGATAAAGGAAAGGAGCTGTTTACTAAAATGAATAGCTACTTAATAGTAAACAATCCGCAAGATGAATTTGTGTCAAGCGTTACCGCGTTAGCTGAGCAAAAATATCAAGTTAATGCCTTTTCTGATAAAGAAATTTCAATTTCATTAGAACAGTTAATATTTAATACAAATAGCGATGGCCGTATCATTTTAGCGCTTAGTGCAACGGTAACAGTTAATTATCTTGATAAATTGGGAAGACAAAAAAGCAAGACCAACGATTATGATTACGAGAGTTCACCACAATTTTTAGATACCTGGTTAGAAGGAAGTGATGATTTTTATAAATCAAAGTTAGCGGATGCATACAGTACATTAGCTGAGCACATTGTTAGAACATTGTAGAATTTTTCCCACATTGACTAAGAAATAGTTAATGGTTTTTATCTGAAAGTAGTACCTAAATTCATTTCTACACGATATAAAGTGTAGAGATGAATATGTTAAGCACATTCTGAAGCGTATTAAACGCAATATTAGCTATCATCTTGCTATTTCCGATAGCTCGTCTTTTCGTATCACTATTTAAAATTTATAACCTACGCTGAAAAAGACAATGTTTTTGCTATCCTTCTCTTGCTTTCTAAAAAAACCATCCCCGCTGGCTTCTTGTCCATCAATATGCGCTAAGTCTATGCCAAAAACCCAAGACCTATTGAGATTACCTGCAGGCATGTAGTTGAAATTCAAAGAGGTCACATTTCTGACTGAAACTGTGTATGTTGCACCTAACGAAAAAGAGTCAGCTATAAAATAATCATAGCCTACACTGCCTCCACCCAGTCCAACTGCGCCTCTAAAATTGCTTTGTGATTCTTTATAGGATAATTGATAACCGACCAGTCCCCCATATTGAATTCCGAAGCCGGTAGCATGTTTATATTCACCACTATTGGCAACCGGTATGAATAAAAGCGAGCTAAGTAAAATGAGTGTTTTAATTTTTGTATTCCCTATAAAAATTGTTTAGCAATAACGTAAAGTTAATAGTGAGGATATTTCCTTATTTATGCTTTTTTGAAACTCACCTAAAAAGCAAAAAACATAAGAATTTTAGAAGCTTAAACAGGAAATGAATATAACCCTAAGAGTGGGGTAGTAGACAACGTAACACGGTAATTAAGTTATTAGTACTAAACTTAACGTGACTGAGCAAAAAGAGATAGCTGAGCTGAAATTAAGGTCATCCTCAGGTTATTGAATTCTCTTATGCACTAAGTTACACAAGTATTGTTGTTTAAAACAGAGGTAGGTAATTGGTGTTCTGTGGTTAATAAACTGCAGATGGCGAAGCGCCTAGTTAGCCAAGCTCATCCAGCTTCTCTTCAGCCCAAACACCTGCGGTTTCATATTCTTCGAGGATGTTTGTATAAGGAATATTTATGCGTTCGCAAGTCGCCTCCATTTGCTGCCAATCACCTTTTTCGAAGTGCTGACAAAGTTCAATGCAGTCGGCGAGCCAGCCCTGCTTTTTAGTTAGCGCTGATTTAATTTCTTCACTTAATGGTAAGTCATTGATAACGGCAATGAGGTCGGCGTCTAGCATTGCATCTACCAACGACAGCATGCCTGTCAAAAATGCCGATGAACTATTGTTTCGTTGTGAGCAATAGGGCGCTATGAGCTCACAGAACTTGGCACGCTGCATCGACAGTCGAATCAGTTCTTGCGGTTTATCACCGCTGAATTGTGCAGAAAACAATAAACCAACGAAGCGTTCGAGTTCAGTTTTGCCAAGCACTAAAACGGCTTGTTTAATGGTTTTAATTGGATTGCGTCGTTTGAACATCGCCGATTGCGTATAGCGTAATAACTTAAATGAAAGCGTTACGTCTAGTTCAAATAGTTTCGTAATCTCTTCAAAATCGGGACTTTCCTCAGCGACTTTATTCATTAAAGTGGCAATCGAGGTCTGTCCTGGTGTTAAGGTAACGCTCTTGATCACTTCTGGATAGCTAAAGAAATACCCTTGGAAGTAATCAAATCCAAGCTCTACAGCTTCTTTAAACTCTTTGTTGGTCTCAACTTTCTCGGCCAGTAACTTAATGTTTGGGTATTTCTTGACTGCGGCAATGGTTTCATAGATTTCTTGTGGGGTGCTCTCGAGGTAATCAATTTTAACAATATCAATCAGCTTATAGAAAGGCTCCCATCTACTATCGTGAATAAAATCGTCTAGCGCCAGCATATAGCCTTTTTTGTGCAAACTGTGCAGGGCGATATAGAGCGCCTTGGTAGGTTTCGCTGTTTCCAATATTTCAATCACCACTTTTTGTTTTGGAAGCAGCTCAGGGTAACCACCAAGGAGCGTTTTTTCAGTAAAGTTGATAAACGCCAACTTACCGTCAGAAATGCGGTCAAGGCCCAAATCAAACTGCAGGCTTTCAATCATCTTAGACGTCGCTTTTTCTTGATCAACGTCAGGAAAGACGTTTTCCAAGCTAGTGCGAAAAAGTAACTCATAACCAAATAATGATTTACTCTTATCTAAGATAGGCTGGCGCGCCGCGAAAAATCCCATATTTTAATTTGTGGCCTTTTAAATTATTTTTGGCTTTCTATTGCATACTTATCGGCAAAAGATGAAAAAAGTGTGCGAACTTTTTCATTTTTTTCTGGTTTTATCAACGATATTGCAACAATAACAAGGCTTGAGACAATGAACCCAGGGATAATGGCATAAAGTTCAGGGTAAATAGAACCTCCATTTTCACCTAAAGGTGCGTAAATCCATACCAATACTGTCGCCGCACCACTTAAGATACCACCAATTGCAGCAATACGACTCATGTCTTTCCATAGTAAAGAGAACAGAACGAGCGGACCAAATGCCGCGCCAAAACCGGCCCATGCATTACTTACCAAGGTCAATATGCTGCTGTTCTCATCGTAAGCAAGCGCAATGGCAACAGCCGCTACTAACGCAACGCATATGCGCCCTATAACAACTTGTTTGTGCTCGCTACACTCTTTGTCAATAAAAGTAACGTAAACGTCTCTAGTTAGTGAACTAGAGGTAACCAATAATTGTGACGAAATTGTACTCATAATTGCAGCTAATATCGCTGCTAGCAAGAAACCGCCAACGAGAGGGTGAAACAACAGCTGTGAAAGCGTGATGAAAATAGTTTCAGGGTCATCTAGTGATTGGCCCGTTGCATTCATATAAGCTAGGCCAAATAGACCAGTAGCTGCGGCACCGAAGATAGATACAATCATCCAAGACATACCGATTCGACGAGCAGCCGGCATTTCTTTAATACTAGAAATAGCCATGAATCGGACAATGATATGCGGCTGTCCAAAATAGCCTAAGCCCCATGACATTAACGACACAACGCCAATAAATGTAACTGTGGCGCCAGTGCTTGCATCGACAAATAAAGACAGTAGATTACTATCTGTTTTTGATAAAACGTCGAGTGTATTGCCAATGCCGCCAAGTTCAAAAACGACGACAGTAGGTACCAGAACTAAAGCAATAAACATGATAATGCCCTGCACGAAGTCAGTTAAACTGACAGCCATGAAGCCACCAAACAAAGTATAACAAACCACCACACCAGCGGTAATATATAAGCCAACTTCGTAATTGTAGCCAAAAGATGATTCAAATAATTTGCCGCCAGCAGCGATGCCAGATGACGTGTAAAGTGTGAAAAATATGATAATCACGATAGAGGCAATAATTCTTAAGGACCGACTTGAGTCAAAAAAACGGTTTTCAAAATAATCGGGCAGGGTAATCGCATCTTTTGCCAGCTCAGTGAATACTCTGAGTCGCGGGGCAACAATAATATAATTTAACCATGCGCCTAAACACAATCCGAACGCTATCCAAAGAGATGAAGCTCCCGACAAGTACATTGCGCCTGGAATACCAAGAAGCATCCAACCACTCATATCAGAGGCACCTGCTGACAAGGCCACAACAGGAGCGCTTAATTTTCGCCCGCCCAGTAAATAGCCCGATGATGTATCTTCGTTTTGTCTATATGCGTAAACGCCTATCCCAATCATTGCGATAAAATATATTGCCAAGGATATTAGGGTGCCAGTTTCCATATTGCTCTCTATTGTTATTATTCTTTTGTTGATGGTAACAGATAAGGCTGTTTAAGCTCAACTTGTCATAAGGAGCGGAGTAATACTGTAATTTCACAGTATTTATAAAAGAGAGTCAGAAAATTACTTTTGTCGATAAAAGCGGGTGTAAAAAAAACCGCAATGTATAAGCAATTGCGGTTAATAAGATGGGAGCTTTAAGTTCTAAAATCTAAATGAGCTTTGGGCTACTTGTTGAAGTTGTGCTACATCATCTCTGTCGTTGCCAACAATAATGATTTTTGCTGATGCTAGTAAGAAGGAAGTACCAACAAGTTCATCATTACTAAACTCTTCCTTTAAGTCTTGGCTCTTGCTCTGCGGCACCACAAAAAGAGAGAGTAAACCTTTTTCGCCCTTTACTATCATGTGCAGGCTTCTGATCGTATCGAGGTAGCAGTAATTAGCAGATACAACTTCGCCAATCTCCTCAGACAATGTACCGTTGAAGGTCGTCATCTTTTCGTTTAAGGCTTCTTGGCTTACGGTTTGGCTACTCATGGCAAGTTCTTTCGCCATATACTCGTGACTAACGTGCGCAAATACATCGTTTACTAAACCGCTATTGCCGGCGAATAAGGTCATGTAAGATACGCCCACGACCATTGCTACCGAGGCTGCTATTGCCACGTACCAAGGACGCTTTTGACGTTTTTGAGTAAACTCATCCATACCTTGACGCAAAATTAGCTTTTCAGCAAAGTTCTCTGGTATTGGTATATTCATTGCTTGCGCTAACTGCGCGTCCATAGCTTTAACTTCGTCCCAAAATGCTTGTTTTGCTGGGTCATCTTTAGCCGCCTGAATAACATCGGGATCGGTTGTGTTTGGCTCAGCATAAATGGTGCGACGGAATGATAGTTCATCCATTTACCTGTTCTCCTTTTGTTTGATCGCCTAGTAAGGCTTCTTTAATTTGATTTCTAGCTCTGAATAATCGTGTCATTACTGTATTTTTATTTAGATTAAGTTGTTCGGCAATTTCATCACCGCTAAAGCCCATTAAAATTTGCATCATTAATGGTTCTCTATATTCTTCACTGAGATCACCTATGATCCTCCGTAACTCACGATGCTCCAGCACCACATCACCAAAATTGATTGGATCGGCAACAGAGACATCATCAATATCCACAAGATCAAACTGCTTGCGCTCGAAGCGTCGCGCGTTCTCTCGACGCAAAATGGTGATTAACCATGACTTGGCCGCGCCTTCATCTTTAAGTGAGTCGAGTGACTTCCACGCGCGAAGAAATGTTTCTTGTACTACGTCTTCAGCAATCGCTTTGTCTTTTATCAACCACATTGCATACCGAAATATATCTGCATGCAGCGCCTTAACAAGGGCTTCATATCGTTTTTGTTTTTTCATCATGTCAGTAGAGACCGATGAGCTTAGATTTTTATTTCGCAAAAACATGAATATTCTTCTTTTTATCTCCTTTCGCAAGATTACGCGATTTAAATGGATTGTTCGAACAATGATTTTTTAGCTATTGGTGTGATGGACATTTGCAGTAAAAAAGACGAAAAAAAATCGCATAAGCAAATGCTATGCGATTTTTACCATTTTTCACTTCAACGATAGTTTGAGACCATCATATGGATGCTACATGGATGCTACTTTGAAGCAGCAATCCATTTATTGACGTTCTCTTCTAATAGGGTCAGTGGTACCGGACCATCTTTAAGGACTGTATCGTGGAAGCCGCGATAATCAAACTTATCTCCCAGCTCGGCCTGAGCCTTGTCGCGCAGTTCCATTATCTTGATTTTGCCAATCATATAAGCGGTTGCCTGACCTGGCATCGCGATGTAACGCTCGATGGCTTTAACAGAGTCTGCCTCAGGGTTTGGCGTGTTATCAATTAGGTATTGAATAGCCTTTTCTCGACTCCATTGCATTTCGTGAATACCAGTGTCGACCACTAATCTGCAAGCACGCCATAGCTCCATTGCTAGGCGACCGAAGTCAGAGTATGGATCAGCATAAAAGCCTATATCCTTGCCGAGTTCTTCGGTGTACAAACCCCAGCCCTCAGTGTAAGCAGTAAAGGATACATATTTCTGGAATTCAGGAATGCCGTCGAGTTCTTGTGCGATAGCTCGCTGCATGTGATGTCCTGGAATGCCTTCGTGATAGGCTAGTGCTTCCATTTGGTAGGTTGGCATGCTGCGCATATCAAATAAGTTCGCATAATACGTTCCTGGTCGACTGCCATCTTTTGATGGGCTCTGATAAAAGGCTTTGCCCGCAGATTGTT is part of the Glaciecola nitratireducens FR1064 genome and encodes:
- the cysQ gene encoding 3'(2'),5'-bisphosphate nucleotidase CysQ, whose amino-acid sequence is MTSFDLTPELAEKVKQIAVQAGKKIMEIYDKDFTIYDKSDSSPLTDADLAAHHHIVDGLKAISPLPILSEESADIPWSTRKTWVRYWLVDPLDGTKEFIKKNGEFTVNIALIEYGVPTFGVVHAPAIDKTYVGQEDVGAYSEVNGTQSPIKAKKHTVGETWKIVGSRSHQSSEINKILDALGGENELVAMGSSLKLCLVASGEAHMYPRVGPTCEWDTGAAHAVAIAAGAKVTVLDVENPMDADASPLRYNQKDSVLNPYFLVSC
- the cysN gene encoding sulfate adenylyltransferase subunit CysN, whose protein sequence is MNNENELLQTDILSYLDQHENKDLLRFLTCGSVDDGKSTLIGRLLYDSKMIYEDQLAAITKDSVKSGTTGEKVDLALLVDGLQSEREQGITIDVAYRYFSTEKRKFIIADTPGHEQYTRNMVTGASTCDLAIILVDARAGVKTQTRRHSFLVSLLGIKHIIVAVNKMDLMDYRQDVYEQIQKDYMEFSKQLTIPDIRFVPLSALEGDNVVTRSENTPWFKGDLLMELLENIQITQQQHQDFRFPVQYVNRPNLDFRGFAGTIVSGSIKPGDAVTALPSGKTSTVKTIYTFDGDLEVGYAPNAVTLTLNDEIDISRGDMIVKSNALPLQSNAYKTHMVWMSEEALIPNKQFSFKFATKKVSGSVSSIDYQIDVNTLEKKNALHLNLNEIGVANIKLTQEVACDPYAQNRKTGAFIMIDRLTNSTVGAGMIISENEAIRGSHEYSEFELEFNSLVRKHFPHWNATDISQ
- a CDS encoding sigma-70 family RNA polymerase sigma factor encodes the protein MFLRNKNLSSSVSTDMMKKQKRYEALVKALHADIFRYAMWLIKDKAIAEDVVQETFLRAWKSLDSLKDEGAAKSWLITILRRENARRFERKQFDLVDIDDVSVADPINFGDVVLEHRELRRIIGDLSEEYREPLMMQILMGFSGDEIAEQLNLNKNTVMTRLFRARNQIKEALLGDQTKGEQVNG
- the cysD gene encoding sulfate adenylyltransferase subunit CysD, which codes for MTTSIPSITHLKQLEAESIHIFREVAAEFDNPVMLYSVGKDSSVLLHLARKAFAPGVIPFPLLHVDTKWKFKEMISFRDEIAKKHNLNLLVHSNQEGLDQGVGPFTHGSAKHTDIMKTVALKQALNKYKFDAAFGGARRDEEKSRAKERVYSFRDENHRWDPKNQRPELWSIYNSQINKGESIRVFPMSNWTELDIWQYIYLENIEIPSLYLSKPRPVVKRDGTYFMVDDDRMPMEPGEVPEMRSVRFRTLGCYPLTGAVESTADTLPEVIQEMLLTKTSERQGRVIDHDSSGSMEKKKMEGYF
- a CDS encoding DUF3379 domain-containing protein, which translates into the protein MDELSFRRTIYAEPNTTDPDVIQAAKDDPAKQAFWDEVKAMDAQLAQAMNIPIPENFAEKLILRQGMDEFTQKRQKRPWYVAIAASVAMVVGVSYMTLFAGNSGLVNDVFAHVSHEYMAKELAMSSQTVSQEALNEKMTTFNGTLSEEIGEVVSANYCYLDTIRSLHMIVKGEKGLLSLFVVPQSKSQDLKEEFSNDELVGTSFLLASAKIIIVGNDRDDVAQLQQVAQSSFRF
- the cysC gene encoding adenylyl-sulfate kinase, translated to MATNIVWHKHDVNKKARSEALNQKPSVIWLTGLSGSGKSTIANLLEKKLYSESKKTYLLDGDNVRHGLCGDLGFDDKDRVENIRRISEVAKLFVDSGTIVITAFISPFKADRAYCRSLLEQGEFIEVFVDTPIEVCEQRDPKGLYKKARSGDIKHFTGIDSAYEVPEAPEVHLTYEDETPEQTAERLFTLLSTKGFV
- a CDS encoding EAL and HDOD domain-containing protein, with protein sequence MGFFAARQPILDKSKSLFGYELLFRTSLENVFPDVDQEKATSKMIESLQFDLGLDRISDGKLAFINFTEKTLLGGYPELLPKQKVVIEILETAKPTKALYIALHSLHKKGYMLALDDFIHDSRWEPFYKLIDIVKIDYLESTPQEIYETIAAVKKYPNIKLLAEKVETNKEFKEAVELGFDYFQGYFFSYPEVIKSVTLTPGQTSIATLMNKVAEESPDFEEITKLFELDVTLSFKLLRYTQSAMFKRRNPIKTIKQAVLVLGKTELERFVGLLFSAQFSGDKPQELIRLSMQRAKFCELIAPYCSQRNNSSSAFLTGMLSLVDAMLDADLIAVINDLPLSEEIKSALTKKQGWLADCIELCQHFEKGDWQQMEATCERINIPYTNILEEYETAGVWAEEKLDELG
- the putP gene encoding sodium/proline symporter PutP encodes the protein METGTLISLAIYFIAMIGIGVYAYRQNEDTSSGYLLGGRKLSAPVVALSAGASDMSGWMLLGIPGAMYLSGASSLWIAFGLCLGAWLNYIIVAPRLRVFTELAKDAITLPDYFENRFFDSSRSLRIIASIVIIIFFTLYTSSGIAAGGKLFESSFGYNYEVGLYITAGVVVCYTLFGGFMAVSLTDFVQGIIMFIALVLVPTVVVFELGGIGNTLDVLSKTDSNLLSLFVDASTGATVTFIGVVSLMSWGLGYFGQPHIIVRFMAISSIKEMPAARRIGMSWMIVSIFGAAATGLFGLAYMNATGQSLDDPETIFITLSQLLFHPLVGGFLLAAILAAIMSTISSQLLVTSSSLTRDVYVTFIDKECSEHKQVVIGRICVALVAAVAIALAYDENSSILTLVSNAWAGFGAAFGPLVLFSLLWKDMSRIAAIGGILSGAATVLVWIYAPLGENGGSIYPELYAIIPGFIVSSLVIVAISLIKPEKNEKVRTLFSSFADKYAIESQK